One genomic window of Cololabis saira isolate AMF1-May2022 chromosome 3, fColSai1.1, whole genome shotgun sequence includes the following:
- the LOC133440963 gene encoding sperm-associated antigen 6-like — protein MSQQHLIQVLGQFQKARVQFVQSIADLASRPENAEQLQNPEVLSLLRPLTMDVDPRIQQTAALAVGHLADQGLAQAVVKEDILPHLVQSMASHNRSYKKAASFVLRAVAKHSPEMSQAVVGCRGVEALVLCLEEFDPKVKEAAAWALGCIAGHNASLSQSVVEAGAARLLVLCLLEPEMDLKRIAASTICDICKHTPKLAQTVVDAGAIAPLARFALSRDAKLKRQVFSALSNISKHSSSLAEMVMEAEIFPAALALLRDPDESVRKNVATLMQEVVKHSLELSEDIVNFGALAPVTDYLAGCRGGLRLPAIVMLGYLATHSESLAMAVIRSKGVSQLALCLSEESEQKIQAATVWSIGQIGQHTPDHAEAVATANLLPKLLQLYMDASSSKELQVQSQKALESILPKCTCLSALEPLLYDAPSNILKLVLCQFSKVLPHDSKARRLFVTSGGLKKVQEIEAEPDSALQEHINAVNNCFPEEIVRFYSLNHPDVLLQKLENHQPV, from the exons AGGTTTTGAGCTTACTCCGCCCCCTGACGATGGATGTGGACCCGAGAATCCAGCAGACAGCAGCCCTGGCTGTGGGCCACCTGGCAGACCAGGGCCTGGCCCAGGCCGTGGTCAAGGAGGACATCCTGCCTCACCTGGTCCAATCTATGGCCTCACACAAT AGGTCTTATAAGAAGGCAGCATCGTTTGTGCTGCGTGCGGTGGCCAAACACTCCCCGGAGATGTCCCAGGCCGTGGTGGGCTGCAGGGGGGTGGAGGCTTTGGTTCTCTGCTTGGAGGAGTTTGACCCCAAGGTGAAGGAGGCCGCCGCCTGGGCTCTGGGCTGCATCGCAGGACACAATGCAT CGCTGTCTCAGTCAGTGGTGGAGGCTGGAGCGGCCCGCCTGCTGGTGCTCTGTCTCCTGGAGCCTGAGATGGACCTAAAACGCATCGCAGCCTCCACGATCTGTGACATCTGCAAGCACACACCAAAGCTGGCCCAGACCGTGGTGGACGCAGGCGCCATCGCACCCCTGGCACGGTTTGCCCTAAGCCGAGATGCCAAACTCAAG AGGCAGGTGTTCTCCGCGCTGAGCAACATCAGCAAGCACTCGTCCAGCCTGGCAGAAATGGTGATGGAGGCGGAGATCTTCCCTGCAGCCTTGGCCCTCCTCAGAGACCCGGATGAATCCGTCAGGAAGAACGTGGCCACCCTCATGCAGGAGGTGGTGAAACACTCGTTGGAGCTGTCGGAGGATATTGTGAACTTTGGTGCCCTGGCACCAGTGACTGACTACCTGGCTGGCTGTCGTGGAGGCCTGCGGTTGCCGGCGATCGTGATGCTGGGATATCTAGCAACTCACAGTGAAAGCCTCGCTATGGCTGTCATCCGCTCTAAG GGGGTGTCCCAGCTGGCCCTGTGTCTGTCTGAGGAGTCTGAACAGAAGATCCAGGCGGCTACAGTGTGGTCCATCGGCCAGATAGGGCAACACACCCCTGACCACGCAGAAGCAGTGGCCACAGCCAACCTGCTGCCCAAACTGCTGCAGCTTTATATGGACGCCAGCAGCTCAAAGGAGCTGCAGGTCCAA AGTCAGAAAGCTCTGGAGAGCATCCTGCCGAAGTGCACCTGCCTGTCGGCTCTGGAACCACTGCTCTACGACGCTCCCAGCAACATCCTGAAACTCGTCCTCTGCCAGTTCAGCAAG GTGCTGCCTCACGACAGCAAGGCCCGCCGTCTGTTTGTGACCAGCGGGGGACTGAAGAAGGTGCAAGAAATTGAGGCTGAGCCTGACTCTGCTCTGCAGGAGCACATCAACGCCGTCAACAACTGCTTTCCTGAAGAAATAGTCAG GTTCTACTCCCTTAACCACCCAGATGTCTTGTTGCAGAAATTAGAGAACCACCAGCCAGTCTGA